A genomic stretch from Thalassophryne amazonica chromosome 18, fThaAma1.1, whole genome shotgun sequence includes:
- the kdelr2b gene encoding LOW QUALITY PROTEIN: ER lumen protein-retaining receptor 2b (The sequence of the model RefSeq protein was modified relative to this genomic sequence to represent the inferred CDS: inserted 1 base in 1 codon), translating into MNIFRLTGDLSHLAAIIILLLKIXKTRSCAGISGKSQVLFALVFTTRYLDLLTSFISVYNTIMKIIYIGCAYATVYLIYAKFKATYDGNHDTFRVEFLVVPVGGLAFLVNHDFSPLEILWTFSIYLESVAILPQLFMISKTGEAETITTHYLFFLGLYRALYLINWIWRFYFEGFFDMIAIVAGVVQTILYCDFFYLYVTKVLKGKKLSLPA; encoded by the exons atgaacattttcaggCTAACCGGCGACCTCTCCcacctagcagccatcatcatccTGCTGCTAAAAA TGAAAACGAGGTCCTGCGCCG GTATTTCTGGAAAGAGTCAGGTTCTGTTTGCTTTGGTGTTCACCACTCGCTACCTGGACCTGCTCACTTCCTTCATTTCCGTCTACAACACCATCATGAAG ATTATCTACATTGGATGTGCTTACGCCACTGTGTACTTGATCTATGCAAAGTTCAAGGCCACATACGATGGAAACCATGACACGTTCAGAGTGGAGTTCCTGGTGGTTCCTGTTGGCGGTCTGGCTTTTCTGGTTAACCATGACTTCTCTCCCCTGGAG ATCCTGTGGACGTTCTCCATCTACTTGGAGTCGGTGGCCATCCTGCCTCAGCTTTTCATGATCAGCAAGACCGGCGAAGCAGAGACCATCACCACCCACTACCTGTTCTTCCTGGGACTCTACAGAGCCCTCTACCTCATCAACTGGATATGGAGGTTCTACTTTGAGGGATTTTTTGACATGATTGCCATCGTGGCCGGGGTGGTACAGACCATCCTCtactgcgacttcttctatttgtATGTAACAAAAG TACTGAAAGGAAAGAAACTGAGTCTGCCTGCTTAA